From the Gramella sp. Hel_I_59 genome, one window contains:
- a CDS encoding PA0069 family radical SAM protein yields the protein MSYEDFIKGRGAQKNSSNKFDAHSHETRDDFLNYCDAEGEEAVNFKTTTIETFPKSIVNKVTSPDVGMDFSLNPYQGCEHGCIYCYARNSHEFWGYSAGLDFEQKILVKRNSVELLEKKLKSKSWQARPIVLSGNTDCYQPIEKELKITRSLLQTFLKYRHPVGMITKNSLILRDMDILRELAQDRLVHVNISITTLQEHTRRILEPRTASIIKRLETVEKLSAANIPVSVMMAPIIPSINNHEIMPLVREVANRGALGVGYTIVRLNGSIGEIFTDWIKKSMPDRADKVLNQIADIHGGSLNDSRFGTRMKGEGQFAEQVKQQFKIARKMYLQDRKKPSLNCKLHEEYKYGQTKLF from the coding sequence ATGAGTTATGAGGATTTTATCAAAGGCAGAGGTGCCCAGAAAAACAGCAGTAATAAGTTTGATGCGCATAGTCATGAAACCAGGGATGACTTTTTAAACTATTGTGATGCTGAAGGGGAAGAGGCGGTTAATTTTAAAACCACAACTATTGAAACCTTTCCGAAGAGTATCGTGAACAAAGTAACCAGTCCCGATGTTGGAATGGACTTTTCATTAAATCCATACCAGGGTTGTGAACACGGCTGTATTTACTGCTACGCCCGCAACAGTCATGAATTCTGGGGTTATAGCGCCGGTCTGGATTTCGAACAAAAGATCCTGGTAAAAAGAAATTCTGTTGAACTTTTAGAGAAAAAACTAAAAAGCAAATCCTGGCAGGCAAGACCCATTGTGCTATCTGGAAATACCGATTGTTATCAGCCTATTGAAAAGGAACTGAAGATCACCAGAAGTTTACTGCAAACCTTTTTGAAATACCGGCATCCTGTTGGAATGATCACCAAGAACTCCCTCATCTTACGCGATATGGATATTCTAAGAGAACTGGCTCAGGATAGGCTCGTACACGTAAATATAAGTATCACCACGCTGCAGGAACATACCCGTAGAATCCTTGAACCAAGAACTGCAAGCATCATAAAAAGACTGGAAACTGTAGAGAAACTTTCTGCGGCTAATATTCCGGTGAGTGTGATGATGGCACCTATCATTCCGTCGATCAATAATCATGAAATTATGCCGCTGGTTCGGGAAGTGGCAAATCGAGGTGCGCTGGGTGTGGGCTATACGATCGTGCGATTGAATGGGAGTATTGGGGAGATCTTTACAGACTGGATTAAAAAATCTATGCCAGATAGGGCCGATAAAGTTTTAAACCAGATTGCAGATATTCATGGAGGTAGCCTTAACGATAGTAGGTTTGGTACTCGAATGAAGGGAGAAGGCCAGTTTGCTGAACAGGTAAAGCAGCAGTTTAAAATCGCCCGTAAAATGTATCTGCAGGATCGTAAAAAGCCCAGTCTAAACTGCAAGCTACATGAGGAATACAAATACGGACAGACAAAGCTTTTTTAG